The Brassica napus cultivar Da-Ae chromosome C7, Da-Ae, whole genome shotgun sequence genome has a segment encoding these proteins:
- the LOC106366434 gene encoding vacuolar protein sorting-associated protein 32 homolog 2 — protein MMNRLFGKPKPETNALQTLDKLNETLEMLEKKEKVLLKKAGQEVEKAKEYTRSKNKRAAIQCLKRKRLYEQQVEQLGNFQLRIHDQMIMLEGAKATTETVDALRSGASAMKAMQKATNIDDVDKTMDEINEQTENMKQIQEALSTPIGAAADFDEDELEAELEELEGAELEEQLLQPTTVLPSVPAGRQQARPIPKRTAEEEELAALQAEMAL, from the exons ATGATGAATCGGCTGTTCGGGAAACCAAAGCCGGAGACGAATGCTCTCCAGACATTAGACAAACTTAACGAG ACACTTGAGATGctagagaagaaggagaaggtaCTCTTGAAGAAAGCTGGACAAGAGGTTGAGAAGGCTAAAGAATACACTCGTTCAAAGAACAAACGCG CGGCTATACAGTGTTTGAAAAGGAAGAGGTTATATGAGCAACAAGTCGAACAGCTTGGCAATTTCCAGCTCCGTATACATGATCaa ATGATTATGTTAGAAGGCGCAAAGGCAACCACTGAAACTGTTGATGCGTTGAGGAGTGGAGCTTCTGCAATGAAAGCCATGCAGAAAGCTAc CAATATCGATGATGTGGACAAGACCATGGATGAGATCAATGAGCAGACAGAGAACATGAAACAGATCCAAGAAGCGTTGTCGACTCCAATCGGGGCGGCTGCTGACTTCGATGAG GATGAGCTCGAAGCAGAGCTGGAAGAACTAGAAGGTGCAGAGCTTGAAGAGCAGCTTCTTCAGCCAACCACGGTATTGCCTTCAGTTCCTGCAGGGCGTCAACAAGCACGTCCTATACCTAAGAGGaccgcagaggaagaagaacttGCTGCATTACAGGCTGAGATGGCCCTCTAA
- the LOC106364219 gene encoding protein IQ-DOMAIN 25 has translation MGRATRWFMGLFGIKPSSCSGSGTISNRIDRSSLAGVSLCDSYETIPPNISEREAAWLRSFYKAGEEEIERRAHAVAVAAATAAAADAAVAAAKAAAAVVRLRGQGKSGPLGVGNSRENRAAMQIQCTFRGYLARKALRALKGVVKIQALVRGFLVRKQAAATLRSMEALVRAQATVKFQRALRRMGNTAPARKSTERFSGSLDNRNNGEETAKIVEVDTGIRPGHYRIRVPVLSGSDFLDNPFRRTLSSPLSGRVPPRLLMPKPEWEDCSSKFPTAQSTPRYAGGSPARNMCCYGGGVEAEAEAEVDAHQLCFLSGEFHSNFTADTTSFRGGMRSHSAPRQRPGINAAGSGWRRSVGGNGGVRGQRPSCSGVREAVVGNIERRKAHW, from the exons ATGGGTCGAGCCACAAGATGGTTCATGGGTTTATTTGGAATCAAACCTTCCTCATGTTCCGGCTCCGGCACCATTTCTAACCGCATTGACCGCTCTTCGCTCGCTGGAGTGTCTCTATGTGACAGCTACGAGACCATACCTCCTAACATTTCCGAGAGAGAAGCTGCGTGGCTAAGGTCGTTCTACAAGGCAGGGGAGGAGGAGATAGAGCGTAGAGCGCATGCAGTTGCGGTTGCTGCTGCCACAGCTGCTGCCGCTGACGCAGCGGTTGCAGCGGCTAAAGCTGCGGCTGCGGTTGTTAGGCTCAGGGGTCAAGGGAAGAGTGGTCCGCTAGGTGTTGGAAACAGCCGTGAGAATCGTGCCGCTATGCAGATCCAATGTACCTTTAGAGGCTACTTG GCGAGAAAAGCGTTGAGAGCTTTGAAAGGAGTGGTGAAGATACAAGCTTTAGTGAGAGGTTTTTTGGTAAGGAAGCAAGCGGCGGCCACTCTCCGGAGTATGGAGGCTCTTGTTAGAGCTCAGGCCACTGTTAAGTTTCAGAGAGCTCTTCGCCGTATGGGAAACACTGCTCCGGCTAGAAAGTCCACG GAAAGATTCTCTGGATCTTTGGACAACCGAAACAACGGCGAAGAGACAGCTAAGATAGTAGAGGTAGACACAGGGATCCGACCCGGACACTATAGAATCCGAGTACCCGTTTTATCAGGTTCAGATTTTTTAGACAACCCGTTTAGACGCACGCTCTCTTCACCGCTCTCTGGCCGTGTCCCACCGCGTTTATTAATGCCTAAACCGGAATGGGAGGACTGCAGCAGTAAATTCCCGACGGCGCAAAGCACACCTCGTTACGCCGGAGGGTCTCCGGCAAGAAACATGTGCTGCTATGGCGGAGGAGTAGAAGCTGAAGCTGAGGCGGAGGTGGATGCTCACCAGTTGTGCTTCTTGTCGGGAGAGTTTCATTCGAACTTTACGGCAGATACAACTTCTTTTAGGGGGGGAATGAGGTCGCATAGCGCGCCGAGACAGAGGCCGGGGATTAATGCGGCCGGAAGCGGATGGAGGAGGAGTGTTGGTGGAAATGGCGGTGTTCGGGGGCAGAGACCGTCATGTTCTGGTGTCCGAGAGGCCGTGGTCGGGAATATCGAAAGACGTAAGGCTCATTGGTGA
- the LOC106366436 gene encoding meiotic nuclear division protein 1 homolog isoform X1, whose protein sequence is MLLLIEGEGNKARPTYLEASSTIFRERRERCKQESEIYPFVDFIMSKKRGLSLEEKREKMLQIFYDSQDFFLLKELEKLGPKKGVISQSVKDVIQSLVDDDLVAKDKIGISVYFWSLPSCAGNQLRSVRQKLESDLQGSNKKLAELVDQCDALKKGREESEERTEALAQLQDIEKKHKELKNEMVQFADNDPATLEAMRAAIEVAHQSANRWTDNIFTLRQWCSNNFPQAKEQLEHLYTEAGITEDFDYLELSSFPVISSSHDPETPKQLLVEDQA, encoded by the exons ATGTTATTATTGATAGAAGGCGAGGGAAATAAAGCCCGCCCAACGTATTTGGAGGCTTCCTCAACAATTTtcagagagaggagagagaggtgTAAGCAAGAGTCTGAGATATATCCCTTCGTGGATTTCATCATG TCGAAGAAAAGGGGGCTTTCGTTGGAGGAGAAGCGCGAGAAGATGCTTCAGATCTTTTACGACTCTCAAGACTTCTTCCTT CTAAAGGAACTTGAGAAGTTGGGGCCTAAGAAGGGTGTGATTAGTCAGTCGGTGAAAGATGTTATCCAGAGTCTAGTTGATGATGATCTTGTTGCAAAGGACAAGATTGGCATCTCC GTCTACTTTTGGAGCCTTCCCAGCTGTGCCGGCAATCAG CTTAGGAGTGTTCGCCagaaacttgaatctgatcttcAGGGTAGTAATAAAAAGCTAGCAGAACTTGTTGATCAGTGTGATGCTTTAAAGAAGGGAAGGGAGGAATCC GAGGAACGAACAGAGGCTTTGGCGCAACTTCAAGATATTGAGAAGAAACACAAAGAGCTCAAG AACGAGATGGTACAGTTTGCTGATAACGATCCAGCTACCTTAGAGGCAATGA GGGCTGCAATTGAAGTTGCTCACCAATCGGCTAACAGATGGACAG ATAACATCTTCACATTGCGACAATGGTGCTCAAACAACTTCCCCCAAGCCAAGGAACAACTGGAACATCTATACACGGAG GCGGGAATCACCGAGGACTTTGACTACCTAGAGCTATCTTCATTCCCAGTGATCTCATCCTCCCATGATCCCGAAACTCCAAAGCAGCTGCTAGTAGAAGATCAAGCGTAG
- the LOC106366436 gene encoding meiotic nuclear division protein 1 homolog isoform X2 has product MLQIFYDSQDFFLLKELEKLGPKKGVISQSVKDVIQSLVDDDLVAKDKIGISVYFWSLPSCAGNQLRSVRQKLESDLQGSNKKLAELVDQCDALKKGREESEERTEALAQLQDIEKKHKELKNEMVQFADNDPATLEAMRAAIEVAHQSANRWTDNIFTLRQWCSNNFPQAKEQLEHLYTEAGITEDFDYLELSSFPVISSSHDPETPKQLLVEDQA; this is encoded by the exons ATGCTTCAGATCTTTTACGACTCTCAAGACTTCTTCCTT CTAAAGGAACTTGAGAAGTTGGGGCCTAAGAAGGGTGTGATTAGTCAGTCGGTGAAAGATGTTATCCAGAGTCTAGTTGATGATGATCTTGTTGCAAAGGACAAGATTGGCATCTCC GTCTACTTTTGGAGCCTTCCCAGCTGTGCCGGCAATCAG CTTAGGAGTGTTCGCCagaaacttgaatctgatcttcAGGGTAGTAATAAAAAGCTAGCAGAACTTGTTGATCAGTGTGATGCTTTAAAGAAGGGAAGGGAGGAATCC GAGGAACGAACAGAGGCTTTGGCGCAACTTCAAGATATTGAGAAGAAACACAAAGAGCTCAAG AACGAGATGGTACAGTTTGCTGATAACGATCCAGCTACCTTAGAGGCAATGA GGGCTGCAATTGAAGTTGCTCACCAATCGGCTAACAGATGGACAG ATAACATCTTCACATTGCGACAATGGTGCTCAAACAACTTCCCCCAAGCCAAGGAACAACTGGAACATCTATACACGGAG GCGGGAATCACCGAGGACTTTGACTACCTAGAGCTATCTTCATTCCCAGTGATCTCATCCTCCCATGATCCCGAAACTCCAAAGCAGCTGCTAGTAGAAGATCAAGCGTAG